In Euphorbia lathyris chromosome 10, ddEupLath1.1, whole genome shotgun sequence, the DNA window TGCTGCGttgttttttaaatatttttgacGTAATTGatgttaaaaaatttaataacgaGTAAACCAATTTggtcttttttttattgaaataaaaataaaaacaatattggttgaaaatattaaatataaatctaACACTTCCCTAATAATTCGAACAAATTTcaaccttattttttttaatcaaaagaccacaaattttttttctttctcctctctttttctctctctcttcttcatcttcacaGTTGAGCTTCAACTTCTCTTTCTCACAGGAGAAAATCACTGATTGTCATGAAGGAAGCAATTCGCCCATTAAACAATGCCGTTTCGTACTTTACTAGCTGGAATGCAATGCATCTTTAATCACTcctaaattgatccaatttatcgaCATTTTAAGTGATCTATATTAAACCCTtagaaattgactcaacttatcGACATTAAACCCTCAAAAGTACCATCTATGATGCTAAAAATATTAAACCCTCAAACGTACCATTTATGAtgctaaaaataaaattactcttggatGACTATGAAAAATGTATTTTGTACTTTATTTCATATAAGCTCCTTGAATGAATTAGAATACTGATTAATCTCTAGCATGTTGCTGAAGAATAAaaaatgcaaagattaaatgaaGAATTGCAACCATATACAGTTGTGAATCTATGAGTTCGATTTCTCACGTACGAATAGAACTTCAATTAGAAGATTGATCACTTAAAAGGTGTCTAATCAACCTCATCGAACCATCTATTTACCCAAAAGGAACATATAGCCCATATTCAAAAAAATTGATCCTTTCTAATAAAGAATTTACATAATTCTGCTGAAACTACACCTAAACAGCCCTCCTCTTTATTCATTAAAATTTGCCTGCTTGTTAACAGACTCACTGAGAATCCTGTAACCAGATTTCACCTACTGtaatctttcttcttcctcttcagcGCATCGATGTCTGCTTGTTCCTGCAGCAAAAGTATACAGCAACGCCATCCCAATGAACATGGAAAATTTATACACGGCACATCCAGAGTTCAAGACTCTTGCTTGCATTGACCCAGAATCTCCAAAAGCTCCAAGCTTTTCAATGTTTTTCTGCTACTCCTGTGCCACACTGCAAGCAAGAAACCAGGAAAAGTAAGCTTATGATATATATACGTATAGTTTCCTTATTATCATCATTGCAGTCTGAAGTCATTTTAGAAAACCGTCGCAAACAACAAACCACCAATACACATCTCCGGAGGTGTATAGTTGGTGGAAGCCGGAAGTACCAAGTGTAAATACCACCAAATTACTCTAGTGACGGGCTGAATGGTTAAAGCGACTTCCTTCGGGGCGACAAAAAGGCTACTCAATGGCGGTTGGACCCTCTCCTCCTACGATGTCGAAGAGCTGATTTTTTTTCATGTGTCTCATTCCATATTATAATCAATATAGAATGAATTCATTACTAGCTAGGACTTGGAAGGTGTAATTTCTCTCCTATTTTAAATATTGAATATTTCATATCGAGTTTTATATCAGCGGAAAAGAGTTGAGAAAAACAAAACTTGAATAGTCTTTCAAACTAGTGCAAAGTATCTGAGTGAGAGTAAGTATTTAATTACCTCAAGGTTAGATAGAGAGCTAGAACTCCTAAGCATGATGGCTAGAAAACTTTCATCTGATAACTCGGAGAATGTTGTTACAAATTCCCGCCTTGGTGATTGACTCTCTCTCTTCATCGACGGTCCATTCGCCATCAACAATGAATTTAATCTGCAATtgtaataaatcaaatttgGAGAATAGTTACATTATAGAAGGTGAAATACAGACAGAAGAAGGTAGAGCTCAGAAAAATGTACTACGCATCTCACTCAGAGAAATATGACAGAGAGAAGAAGACATATTCTGTGAGAAATAATTGGGGGATTCCTTAGTTAATTGCTAGAATTAGGGGTGGCACATCGTGTTTTTATCGTGTCAGTTATCCGAGTAGTGTCGAATGAGCCACCCTAATGCAACACAAAAAGTTCCATGTCGTAATGGTGTCAACCCACTCGGATTAGTGGCGTTTTAGTGTCATGTTCGCTGATCACATATGATTTTACTACCTCTATAATATTTTGAAACAAAGAAGGAAATAGTAATACTTCTaaatatttatgttatttttggatTAGCATGTTTAACTCGACCATCCAAAAGTTTAACCCAAAATCTATTTAATAAACCCCTAATATTATGTTGGGCTCATGTAATGTGTTCACAGGTCACGTGTAATATTACTCTCTCTTTTAAGAATGACATGTAAAAATATGGGATGTTTAGAATCGTGTTCActagaattataatattattactTCTATTAAGGTGACGTAAATCTTTGGCAGAAGAAATTCAGACCTCATAGAGACCAGGATATAGCCACAGCATTGTTGACCAAAGTCTGGGTTGCCTGGAAAAAACATGTCACCACAACGAGAAAACAATTCATTACCAAtttcaataaaacaaaattgagAAATAATCTCAAGGGAAAAGGACTAAAACAAGAATTATTTGGGACTAAATGTATGGTGCAAAGGAATCGGTATGTTACAATCATGGCCCCTCAACTATAGCGCTACTAACATTATAACCCCTAAACTTCGTTTcttaacataaaaatcattcaactttacattaaagtccaaatcaaCAAAAATGCATTACGTCAAGAAATAAAGTTTAGGGGCCATAATGTTAGTAGCGTAATAGTTCAGAGGCCATGCATGTATTTTACCGGCAAAGTAATCAAACTGAGACAggagaattttgatgacttaATGTAATTGACACTTATGGAAGGAATTAAAGAAATAGACTCATAGTAACACATTAATAAACATATAACACTCTGCAAGAACGAGGATAAATTGCAATGACAGTACCTGAAGTTTGAGGTCTGTTTCGCAAAGGTAACTTAACTTCGTTTTCTTTCAATAAAGTTATTGAACTTCacttttgatttcaataaagtcattccgACCAATTTGTGCACAAATATGTAGTTGACAATAAGCCAACTAAGTGTCGTGTCGGACAAGGAtatgattttctaaaaatattttGTGGCTTAGGATGTGTCACGTGGCCGTCACGTATCTGCCACGTCAGCCATAAAAGTCAGATATATTCGACGTGGTGCTTAGTTGAAATATAATCAATTATCTTATGTCACGTCAACATTCCGGTATGTTTTTGCACACAAATTGGCCGGAATGATTTCATTGAAACCAAATGTGAAATTCAGtgcttttattgaaaaaaaataaagctcGGTTACCTTTGAAAAGACTGTCTATACATTTTATCCGCAAGAACATACGTAACTAAAACTTAACCACTGCAACATGATGGTAAACAAAGAAACTATGCTTATTAATTTGGGCACCTTGATCCAGTAGAATCTACATTACTAGAAGATGGGTAAGGATCCATTTTTATTGGGTGATGCCAGCCATTAAAGCTGCCTGCAACCTCCACAATTTCACCTTCCCCACTGTATTGGATGTTAACCTGATAAAAACATGACACCTTGTCAGTATCATAATCAAGTAATCCCAAACAGAAAGTTCAGAAACTAAACTTTCATTATTACAAGTTTTTTCAGGTATAAGATTATCTGATTTTAATCTATTATAATCGAAATCATGTCTTTGACTGTCCTGAAGTTTATTAGGTATATAAGATTGTGCGACTTCCTTCTATTCTTAAAAGATTGGAATTGAACCCTCGACCAGTTGGTCTAAGAGAATCTGATACCATGTGTCAAGGAACCAATTGACCTAAATTTAAGTTGATAGGTAAGGTGCGAGAAttgcttttattattatctctgacAGTCCTAAAATAGTCAATCTTATGTGCACGGAAAGTTATCCATAACGATACCTCCACTAATCCAGAAAGGCCCTCTTCAGCAGcaagtaactcagcttcttTTTCTGATATAAATTTTTGAGCTTTGATAATCTCTGTTTCGGTCTTCATTTGCAAGTCAGATAAAGAAAGCTGCAGGTAACAATCAACAGAGCAAACTGATTAAGGCGTCAGAAACAGTATGTGTAAAAGAATAAAGATGCACATGAAGCATTTGTCAAAATTTGCAAACACCATCCAACCTCTGAAATCCGGGTTAATTACATCCATGGTCCTCAAACTCTCAGAAATGAAACAGAATTGCCACAAAACTTAAATTCTTAATGAGAAACCTCTTGTCGTTTGACTTCGTTTCTTCTGTGGCCAGAAATCAGTAAACCCGTTTGCCGGAGATGCCACATGAATCTCAAGTCATTACTCTTTTGACATGAGAGTTAGGGAtgcaagtaaaaaaaaattacttttgttgattttttttattcccTGCGTGGTTAAAAATGTTTGACACGGCACCCAAGTGACATCTCCGGCAAATGAGTTCGCTAATTTCCAGTCAAATGGTGAGGGGTTTCTCGTTACAAAATAATGAAATTATGACAATTTCATCCATTTTTTATAATTGGACCATTAGTGTAATTAACCCCATGaatttcaaatatcaatttaaaGATCCTAATATATACTAAACCATGCTAAGGAAAATGCTATTATGATTAGAGCAACAAATTGGACCGATCTGGCCCGAAATGTCAAGTTGAAGGATCAATCAATGCCCAAAGTACATTCCGGGTAAAAAGATCCCACGATCCTCAGTCTAGCTACTTAAATGAAGTAGGGCATACCTTTTCCTTCTCAATCTGTTCCTTCATATGGGATAGTTCCAACTCCTTTTGGTGCTAAGAAACAAATATATCCAACAAGTTAGCCAATTAAATGAAGTTACATTATCAAATAACTAGAAAACCAGCAAGAACATGATTGTTACCAGCAAGAACTTGAGACGATTTATCTGAACATGATTGCCACTTACGCTGATCTGTATcagaaacataaaaataaatcttaagACAAAACAGTATATGAAACCGCAATGAAAACTGTAAATAAAGGCCTAACTCTCCACAACAGGTACTTCAAAGTAGGAGGATTGTTTCACACAGtggttttcacctggtcagtcactgaccaagtgaatttggtcggTCACCGGTAGATCAAAGAGGTGTAAATCTAAGCCATACGATTGTTTTAATCTCCACCTTATGATTTTAAcaagtctagatctaacggtgactgGCCAAATTCATTTGatagtcactgaccaggtgaaaatcACTGTTGTTTCACATATATAAGAAGTCGTATATTTACGAAGCAATGTGGGATATCTGACACACACACCTTCACACTCAGAACCATAGGGAGGGTGAAGCAAATATTTACGGGTGACCCAACATTTAGTATAGGGCTATGATACCACATAAATAAGGACCTAGCTCACcccaaaaggtacctcaaaTGAGGAGGAAAAGGAGCCATATAGTCTCTATTTaagcaaaatgagataaaaaaaaaaaaagggcggcccggtcgcactacgcgtccccgctgagcgagggtccggggaggggtcccaccacaagggtgtactgggggcaagccttcccctgccaatttatttggcaagaggccgctcctaagaatcgaacccgtgacctcttggtcacacgacaacaacgtttaccgttgcgccaaggctcgccctctttaagcaaaatgagatatttAACGAAAAAAAGAAAGACATTATAACAACCTCATCATCCACATCCTCCCTCATATTAGAGCTGGCTAGATCTTCGGCTGACAAATCATCGTTCCTACAAATATTTGAAAACAATAGGAGATGCACTTAGAAATAGAAGGGTAAAAAGAGCAACAATAATGGCCTATAAAAGTAAAATGAGTTGCAAACTTGGATCTACCAACCTAACAAGATGGTTTGCCCGCGCAGGAATCCTAAACTGTTCAGACATGCTCCCATTTGATGCTGAAGCAACACCATTTCTGATAAATGCATGTTCACGGTTTCCTTCAGAAGGAGACTTCGACCGACTTTCAGTCTCATTTTGGGGTTCAATGAATCTTTCACTTTCTTCTGTTCTCTCATCTAACGTGCCGTAGACATCATCTGATCCACAACAAGTCATATACTCAGCTTCAATTCCCAAAGACGTCAAATGAATGTAGATAGACACCATGGCAAGTAAGCTATGTTGCAAGGAAACTTTGATTTTAAAGCATTTCACGTTTCAGGAACCGAAAATCTCGGAAATGTTTCAGAATCAGATCAATGCTGGTCACACATATTCAAGAAATTGGAAACTCGTATCTTAGAATTTGAAAACTGGTTTCCTAGGATGTAATGTGTTTTCAGAAGTAGATCAATGCTAATCACACATGTTCAAGAAATCCCCAGTATTTTCTAGATCATCTTCTACAagttttcaaaatgaaaaatctCTTTTTTTCCCTCTATTACGCAACATAAATGTAATTCTTTTGATGTATATAAACATACATCCTTAACAACAACAAAgctttagtcccgaaatgattcggggtcggctaacatgaatcatcatatgaaaccgtgcaatcaagtcgtgtcagcgacacaaattctctccctccactctgtcctatccactaccatattctcctcaatccccaataaacatACATccttataatattaaaatttttatagatactcttatatttttattatttacatgtTTTCCCCACATTTCCTTTTTCCTATATCTTTTACGAGTGTCCTTTCTCAATATCACTTTCAGTTTCCGCATTGGTTTCCCTTTCCATGTAACATAGCAAGCAAGGCATTGATTTTacgagaaaaaaaaagaagacgaAAATTGACGATCAGATCAACATATATCAGTCAGTTGAAGAAAAAGTATTCAAGGGACATATGAGAGATTTCTTTGAGCTCAATGAAAAATTCCATTCCAAAACCATGCCTCTGTTGTCCCGTTGTATCACAAGGAAAAAACAATTAACGAAGAACAATTTAAATAGATAAATTTCAATAATCTTACCTCCAATAGCATCTAATTCTCCATCTTGAATAAATTTAGCTACTTTATCTTCCAAAGAAGTATTTGCAGCAAGATCCATAGGCACAAGTTCATGATCACCACGATTGAGACCCGAAACAACGTTAACATCATTGGCAGGATACTTCGAGTATGAAACTCTAGGTGAATGTGAAACGGGTTCAGCCATAACGTTGGCCTTCTCGTCCTGAGATTGTGAATTTTTTCGGGCCTTTTCCTCTGACAAGTAATTATCTGAAGTTTCTTCGGGAATGCAGTCGATGACATCAGACTTGGTCTCTAAATTCTCATTCAATTTACCATGAAACTTCACCATGATCAAAACTTGTCTCGATGAGGAGTTATCTTCGGCTGTGCTCCAGACCTCTCTGTCGTTATGTTCTTCCTTGTCATAGGATGTTGACAATGAACTATCTTCAACCCCATCTTGAAGTTCCTCATTCTCTGAAGATGTGAGTTCCTTGACCATGCTTTTAACCACAAAAGTTTGCCATCCTGCATTCGATGATTCATCGGCCGATGATTCTTCAGATATCCGATGGTCACTGTTACTGCTTTCAGGATTAATGCCTACGCTGCTAGAGGACCGATGGTCACTGTAACTGCTTTCAGGATTAATGCCTGCATTGCTAGAATCATCCTCGATGATGCGAATATCAGTTGAAGAACTATCTTCAACAATATCCTCCACCTTCTCATCCTGACCTTCTAAAGAACACGAGTCGATCAACAAAACGGAACTTCAAATAAAGAACCAAGAACATATTaagaaaaacatatattgacCTGTATTATGACTGATTGCATCTTGTTGTTCTGCTAATTTTTGCTCTACATTGAATCCACTAATTTCTGCTTCTCTGGAGTTTGAAAGGAGATCTCTAACAAGTTTATATCCTCTCCTCCTCACAATGTTTGCAAGATCAGTCCTTTTCAATTATTTgccaaaaacagaaaactaaATAAGTTTACCAGCACAAGTTTAGTACCATAGTTATTAAAAGCGCAAGACGCACTAAGACgcaaggggtcctggagcctatGGGCAAGGCTCAAGCGCCCCACGACACAAGGcgcattaaaacaaaaataatatataaaatcataaataacaaaacaacaacaaagccttagtcctgaaatgattcgggatcggctaacatgaaccatcatacaaAACCGTGAGATCAAGTCGTATCAacgacataaattctctccctccactccatCCTATCAattaccatattttcctcaatccccaataaactcatatcactctcgatcaccctcttccaaagttgcttaggtcttcccctactcCTCACAttgcatccctttgccactcttcagccCTCCTAACCGGCcagcgcatcaagcgctcttcgtcttacatggccaaaccaccttagtcggttttccctcattttattctcaaaaaatataacccctacttttgtcctaattattttattactccacacatccatctcaacactGCCCAACACTATTAGACAtaccggggtcacaaaggaaacccgtagcactcttccacttcgaccaaatttaatcctatgagcaacgtCTCCATCcgcttctccatccgtttgaatAATAGACCTGGAAGCAATCCGAGCCCTGGA includes these proteins:
- the LOC136209007 gene encoding protein PTST homolog 3, chloroplastic isoform X3, with the protein product MLAHQLSYGDALSISLLPFASFSRRNNVKSNEELCNDIREFISGVGLPEGHFPTMKEFSAHGRTDLANIVRRRGYKLVRDLLSNSREAEISGFNVEQKLAEQQDAISHNTEGQDEKVEDIVEDSSSTDIRIIEDDSSNAGINPESSYSDHRSSSSVGINPESSNSDHRISEESSADESSNAGWQTFVVKSMVKELTSSENEELQDGVEDSSLSTSYDKEEHNDREVWSTAEDNSSSRQVLIMVKFHGKLNENLETKSDVIDCIPEETSDNYLSEEKARKNSQSQDEKANVMAEPVSHSPRVSYSKYPANDVNVVSGLNRGDHELVPMDLAANTSLEDKVAKFIQDGELDAIGDDVYGTLDERTEESERFIEPQNETESRSKSPSEGNREHAFIRNGVASASNGSMSEQFRIPARANHLVRNDDLSAEDLASSNMREDVDDEISVSGNHVQINRLKFLLHQKELELSHMKEQIEKEKLSLSDLQMKTETEIIKAQKFISEKEAELLAAEEGLSGLVEVNIQYSGEGEIVEVAGSFNGWHHPIKMDPYPSSSNVDSTGSRQPRLWSTMLWLYPGLYEIKFIVDGEWTVDEERESITKAGICNNILRVIR
- the LOC136209007 gene encoding protein PTST homolog 3, chloroplastic isoform X2, with amino-acid sequence MATLYQSPCFLLLPSRKFSPNQAEFRFNLNTHLRTRRKGFRICVCAAKKSRRRNNVKSNEELCNDIREFISGVGLPEGHFPTMKEFSAHGRTDLANIVRRRGYKLVRDLLSNSREAEISGFNVEQKLAEQQDAISHNTGQDEKVEDIVEDSSSTDIRIIEDDSSNAGINPESSYSDHRSSSSVGINPESSNSDHRISEESSADESSNAGWQTFVVKSMVKELTSSENEELQDGVEDSSLSTSYDKEEHNDREVWSTAEDNSSSRQVLIMVKFHGKLNENLETKSDVIDCIPEETSDNYLSEEKARKNSQSQDEKANVMAEPVSHSPRVSYSKYPANDVNVVSGLNRGDHELVPMDLAANTSLEDKVAKFIQDGELDAIGDDVYGTLDERTEESERFIEPQNETESRSKSPSEGNREHAFIRNGVASASNGSMSEQFRIPARANHLVRNDDLSAEDLASSNMREDVDDEISVSGNHVQINRLKFLLHQKELELSHMKEQIEKEKLSLSDLQMKTETEIIKAQKFISEKEAELLAAEEGLSGLVEVNIQYSGEGEIVEVAGSFNGWHHPIKMDPYPSSSNVDSTGSRQPRLWSTMLWLYPGLYEIKFIVDGEWTVDEERESITKAGICNNILRVIR
- the LOC136209007 gene encoding protein PTST homolog 3, chloroplastic isoform X1, with the protein product MATLYQSPCFLLLPSRKFSPNQAEFRFNLNTHLRTRRKGFRICVCAAKKSRRRNNVKSNEELCNDIREFISGVGLPEGHFPTMKEFSAHGRTDLANIVRRRGYKLVRDLLSNSREAEISGFNVEQKLAEQQDAISHNTEGQDEKVEDIVEDSSSTDIRIIEDDSSNAGINPESSYSDHRSSSSVGINPESSNSDHRISEESSADESSNAGWQTFVVKSMVKELTSSENEELQDGVEDSSLSTSYDKEEHNDREVWSTAEDNSSSRQVLIMVKFHGKLNENLETKSDVIDCIPEETSDNYLSEEKARKNSQSQDEKANVMAEPVSHSPRVSYSKYPANDVNVVSGLNRGDHELVPMDLAANTSLEDKVAKFIQDGELDAIGDDVYGTLDERTEESERFIEPQNETESRSKSPSEGNREHAFIRNGVASASNGSMSEQFRIPARANHLVRNDDLSAEDLASSNMREDVDDEISVSGNHVQINRLKFLLHQKELELSHMKEQIEKEKLSLSDLQMKTETEIIKAQKFISEKEAELLAAEEGLSGLVEVNIQYSGEGEIVEVAGSFNGWHHPIKMDPYPSSSNVDSTGSRQPRLWSTMLWLYPGLYEIKFIVDGEWTVDEERESITKAGICNNILRVIR